CATCGCCTATATTTAAGGGCTCTCCTTTCTCTGCTAACTCAGACTGCTCCGCAGTGGTTTTTCTGTTGAGTTGGGTGCCTTCCGCTCGTGGTGTCCTTTCTCAGATCGTGTGGTGACCTTTCGTCGTGTCCCTTTTCACCTTGTGTGACGCCGTGCCTGTGTGTGAAGGGTGCTGGTGGGCAGTGGAGACGAGGTGGGGTCAGCAGCTGCCTCCAGCCTATGCGTCCTCCCTGTTCCTGACCCCACCCGGTGACAGATGGCCACTGCCAGCTGCCTGGCTCAAGCCCCTCTggtggcctcccctcccccaccttctcaaggctctgtgtgtgctccccccaccctgctttcCCCTGCTGACCCCGCGCACGCCTTTGCAGGCGCGTCCTCGCAGCACAGTCGGCGGCGGCACGCGTGGCTGAAGGAGATGCGGAAGCTGCAGAAGAGCACGGACCTGCTGCTCAGGAAGCTCCCGTTCGCCCGCGTGGTGAGCTCCAGGGCGCCCCAGCCCGGCGGCGGGCCCCCACTGTCTCACCTTCTCTACCCTGCTGGGGCCCTTGATCTTGACCCACACCACCTTCGCTTCTCCACAACTCCCCCCACACCTTTGAAGCTGtgtcttttattctttgttttcttcttaactCACGTAACAGTTGTGTTTACGGGCGTTGTGAGAGCTTGGGTCCATGCCTGTGTGTTAGGGTGGAATCAGCGTGATGAGCGTTTCCATCTCCTCGAACAGTTCTCgcttctttgtgttgggaacctCGGGTCTTAGCTTCTGAAACTGTCTTTGAGGATGGAAAACGGGAGCGCCGTCACCCAGCCGTTGTGCTTTGGTCCCTTTTGCTGCCCTGGGGGATGCTGCCCTGGGGCCAACTCCTGTGCCCCAGAggcagccctgctctgccccaggcaCATCCTGAGGTTGAGGGCCAGGAAGGAACAATGGATTCCCTGGAGACTCTTGGAGAGAGCCCAGCTTTCCAGGAGTCTCGTCTGTCACTGTCTACTCCCCCATCCTCACTCCTTCACAGGCGAGAGAAATCAGCACCAGATTCACTCGGGGTGTGGACTTCAACTGGCAAGCCCAGGCCCTGTTGGCCCTCCAGGAGGTAAGAGGAGGCCTGGGTGCAGCTGGGGGAGggccagggttgggggagggactGGCATCCTGGATCCTGGCACCTGGCCGCAGACTCGCAGGCCGCAGCTGGCCGGGATCCCGAGCAGGGCAGCCGGGCCCCCCCAGCAGTGGGGGCTGCAGAATTCCCAGGCTGAGTCCAGTCTCCTGCACCATCCTCCCTAACGTGCTTCTGGCGCTGGAGACGGAGGTCAGTGGGTCCCCAAGGAAAAGCAGCCGTGTCCCATGTCTGCCATGtcacctctgccccctcctgcccccaggcgGCAGAAGCGTTCCTGGTTCACCTCTTTGAGGACGCCTATCTCCTCTCCTTGCACGCCGGCCGGGTTACCCTTTTCCCAAAGGATGTGCAGCTGGCCAGGAGGATCCGAGGCATCCAAGAGGGGCTCGGCTGAGCGCCGGGCCGGAGTCTCCACCAGCCTTCCTGCGCCCGGGCGCAGCACCCTGCTCTCAGCGCCGGGGAGTGCTGTCTTCGGAGGAGCTGCCTTCCTGCGCCCAGCCCCTTGTCATCTCAGCGTCCCTGGTGCTAGCGAGACTGCCTGGGGGTGTGTGGGTCACGCCTTCCCGTGCAGTGTTGATGAAAGATACTTTGCTACCACGCGACGA
The window above is part of the Lepus europaeus isolate LE1 chromosome 13, mLepTim1.pri, whole genome shotgun sequence genome. Proteins encoded here:
- the CENPA gene encoding histone H3-like centromeric protein A, which encodes MGPRRRSRKPEVPRRRSPSPTRSPRRRGVSLGASSQHSRRRHAWLKEMRKLQKSTDLLLRKLPFARVAREISTRFTRGVDFNWQAQALLALQEAAEAFLVHLFEDAYLLSLHAGRVTLFPKDVQLARRIRGIQEGLG